From a region of the Acidimicrobiia bacterium genome:
- a CDS encoding cytochrome P450 codes for MTEATNLDGRDFDGRDFDGIDFFRARELYQDPYPYYEYVRAHGPVWREPHRGVVMVTGYDEAISVFTDPATFSSCNTVGGPFARFPVPLDGDDIGEIIEQYRDTLPFSDQLPSFDPPRHTAHRGLLMRLITPKRLRENEEFMWRLADRHIDEFLSSGRCEFVHDYANAFTLLVIADLLGVPEEDHATFREQLQGEQRPVNSPIQHKPLGFLYDRFTEYIEDRRRAPRHDVMTQLATATFPDGTLPDVHDVMLIAANLFAAGQETTARMLSTAMRWIGERPELQQRLRDDRELVPNLVEEVVRLESPIQSTFRLARRAAKVGDVEIAPGTTLMLLTGAANRDPRQFDAPDELRLDRPNGRQHVGFGFGIHACAGAPLARAEGRVSLERLLDRMADIRVSEAEHGPPGDRHYAYTPIYMLRGLEQLHLEFTPVAS; via the coding sequence GGCGACGAACCTCGACGGCCGCGACTTCGACGGCCGCGACTTCGACGGCATCGACTTCTTCCGGGCGCGCGAGCTCTACCAGGACCCGTACCCGTACTACGAGTACGTGCGCGCGCACGGCCCGGTGTGGCGCGAGCCGCACCGCGGCGTCGTCATGGTGACCGGGTACGACGAGGCGATCTCGGTCTTCACCGATCCGGCGACGTTCTCGAGCTGCAACACCGTGGGCGGCCCGTTCGCGCGCTTCCCAGTTCCGCTCGATGGGGACGACATCGGCGAGATCATCGAGCAGTACCGCGACACGCTCCCGTTCAGCGACCAGCTCCCCTCGTTCGACCCGCCGCGGCACACCGCGCACCGCGGGCTGCTCATGCGCCTCATCACGCCGAAGCGCCTGCGCGAGAACGAGGAGTTCATGTGGCGGCTGGCCGACCGCCATATCGACGAGTTCCTGTCGTCCGGTCGGTGCGAGTTCGTGCACGACTACGCGAACGCGTTCACCCTGCTCGTCATCGCGGACCTCCTCGGCGTCCCGGAAGAGGACCACGCGACGTTTCGCGAGCAGCTGCAGGGCGAGCAGCGGCCCGTCAACTCGCCGATCCAGCACAAGCCGCTCGGGTTCCTGTACGACCGCTTCACCGAGTACATCGAGGACCGCAGACGGGCGCCGCGCCACGACGTCATGACGCAGCTCGCGACGGCGACGTTCCCCGACGGGACGCTCCCCGACGTGCACGACGTCATGCTGATCGCCGCGAACCTCTTCGCCGCCGGTCAGGAGACGACGGCACGGATGCTGAGCACCGCGATGCGCTGGATCGGCGAGCGTCCCGAGCTGCAACAGAGGTTGCGTGACGACCGCGAGCTCGTCCCCAACCTCGTCGAGGAGGTCGTGCGCCTCGAGAGCCCGATCCAGTCGACGTTCCGGCTCGCGCGCCGCGCGGCGAAGGTCGGCGACGTCGAGATCGCGCCGGGAACGACGCTGATGCTGCTCACCGGGGCCGCGAACCGCGATCCGCGCCAGTTCGACGCGCCCGACGAGCTGCGTCTCGACCGCCCGAACGGCCGTCAGCACGTCGGGTTCGGGTTCGGCATCCACGCCTGCGCGGGCGCGCCGCTCGCGCGCGCCGAGGGCCGTGTGAGCCTCGAGCGCCTGCTCGACCGCATGGCGGACATCCGCGTCTCGGAGGCGGAGCACGGTCCACCTGGCGACCGGCACTACGCGTACACGCCGATCTACATGCTGCGCGGCCTCGAGCAGCTGCACCTCGAGTTCACGCCGGTCGCGTCGTGA